The Metabacillus schmidteae genome has a segment encoding these proteins:
- a CDS encoding PadR family transcriptional regulator translates to MLGNISQEMLTLLTYISRKKIKQEELFATLNDEIENLSSCLNEAIEKEFIHKDDGEVLSLTHRGLKTALKFFDKQPHLREKMKSKFTKRRGIIQLAIIQLLKEEPRHGYQVMKQLKERSGGYYSPSAGTVYPALQDLVEKELIELKMDGEKKIYSLNEAGLAFINELIHEEDETFWQEWTMRLRWKQSEEASLVREEMGKLQLEFHYAMKKVLSEPEFANDILSILQTCRNELINWSEKQQKSKGEM, encoded by the coding sequence ATGTTAGGAAATATAAGTCAAGAAATGTTAACGTTGCTTACCTATATAAGCCGCAAAAAAATTAAGCAGGAAGAACTATTTGCAACCCTTAATGATGAAATAGAGAATCTTAGTAGTTGTCTTAATGAAGCAATTGAAAAAGAATTTATTCATAAAGATGACGGGGAAGTCCTTTCCTTAACACATAGAGGCTTAAAAACCGCACTAAAGTTTTTTGATAAGCAGCCCCATTTAAGAGAAAAAATGAAGTCAAAATTCACAAAACGCAGAGGTATTATTCAGCTTGCGATTATACAGCTATTAAAAGAAGAACCCAGGCATGGCTACCAAGTGATGAAACAGTTAAAGGAGAGAAGCGGTGGTTACTATTCTCCGAGTGCAGGTACCGTTTATCCTGCTTTACAGGACCTGGTTGAAAAGGAACTGATTGAACTTAAAATGGATGGCGAGAAAAAAATATACTCATTAAATGAGGCAGGGTTAGCTTTTATAAATGAGTTAATTCATGAAGAAGACGAGACTTTCTGGCAGGAATGGACAATGCGATTGCGATGGAAGCAGTCTGAGGAAGCTTCACTCGTACGAGAAGAAATGGGTAAGCTTCAATTAGAATTTCATTATGCGATGAAAAAGGTACTATCTGAACCAGAGTTTGCAAACGATATTCTTTCTATTCTTCAGACTTGCAGAAACGAGTTAATCAATTGGTCCGAAAAACAGCAAAAAAGTAAAGGCGAGATGTGA
- a CDS encoding ABC transporter ATP-binding protein: MKSIKKLIPYAKPYKLFVILAPLLMALEVTMDLLQPLLLQKIIDYGIAANDTSYVIQMGTFMLVAAIIGLAGGIGCTIFSTKSAINIATDIRRDLFKKVEHLSSENRDKVGIGKLITNVTSDINSVQTAVMMTLRVFVRGPLLFIGSVTIVFFQAKELFPILVVLIPILLFFIILLSKKAGIWFKRVQEALDQLNTKLQESIAGIRVVKAFVRKDYEINLFQKVNVSLTNKTKTAEQIITILMPVLLFVINIGMAVALIFGVFPIGGSTIQVGVILAFINYLNIILMALTSSSMVLMQLMRALPSADRIQEVLEINTHMNRAESTIDVMPIIGDIEFRNVSFSYSKNGEHVLNSISFSARHGEKIGIIGATGSGKTTLVKLFPRLYDVDDGEILIDGKNSKNISLKRLRASIGYVTQKPFLFSGSIRSNLIYGKEDASESEIQLASKNACAEEFIEKLEARYDYSLTQEATNLSGGQKQRLSLARAFVRMPSILILDDATSAVDARSEATILEALKSSYSETTILMVASKISSILDADKILVMDEGSLAGVGTHAELLESCSVYQEIYHTQTQNGGVMVE; the protein is encoded by the coding sequence ATGAAATCTATAAAAAAACTTATACCATATGCAAAGCCATACAAGCTCTTTGTGATCCTTGCTCCACTATTAATGGCTTTAGAGGTGACGATGGATTTATTACAGCCACTTCTTTTGCAAAAGATCATTGATTATGGAATTGCTGCGAATGATACATCGTACGTTATTCAAATGGGAACGTTTATGCTTGTTGCTGCGATTATTGGTTTAGCTGGTGGTATTGGTTGCACGATTTTTAGCACAAAATCAGCAATTAATATTGCCACAGATATTCGGCGGGATTTATTTAAAAAGGTCGAACATTTGTCAAGTGAGAATCGCGACAAAGTTGGTATTGGTAAACTGATCACTAATGTCACAAGTGATATCAATTCAGTTCAAACGGCGGTTATGATGACATTGCGTGTATTTGTAAGGGGGCCTCTTCTCTTTATTGGTAGTGTCACGATTGTATTTTTTCAAGCAAAAGAGCTATTTCCGATTTTAGTTGTCTTAATTCCAATTCTGCTCTTTTTCATCATCCTGCTTTCAAAAAAAGCGGGCATTTGGTTTAAACGTGTTCAAGAAGCATTAGATCAGCTAAATACAAAACTTCAGGAAAGTATTGCTGGGATTAGAGTTGTGAAAGCTTTTGTAAGAAAGGATTATGAAATAAATTTATTTCAAAAAGTGAATGTTTCACTAACAAATAAAACAAAAACCGCTGAACAAATTATTACGATACTTATGCCAGTCCTGCTTTTTGTCATAAATATTGGAATGGCTGTTGCACTCATTTTTGGCGTTTTTCCGATTGGAGGAAGCACAATTCAAGTTGGTGTTATTTTAGCTTTTATTAATTATCTAAATATTATTTTAATGGCGCTCACATCTAGTAGTATGGTTCTTATGCAACTGATGAGAGCACTGCCTTCAGCGGATCGTATTCAAGAAGTTTTGGAAATAAATACGCATATGAACCGAGCTGAAAGTACGATTGATGTGATGCCGATTATTGGAGATATTGAATTCCGAAATGTATCTTTTTCATATAGTAAAAATGGTGAGCATGTATTAAATTCAATCTCATTTTCTGCTAGACATGGTGAGAAAATTGGGATTATTGGTGCAACTGGAAGTGGTAAAACAACATTAGTTAAATTGTTTCCAAGATTATATGATGTGGATGATGGTGAGATTTTAATAGATGGAAAGAATAGTAAGAATATAAGCTTGAAACGTCTCCGTGCTTCTATTGGATATGTTACACAAAAACCATTTTTATTTTCAGGAAGTATAAGGTCCAACCTGATTTATGGTAAAGAAGATGCATCAGAATCAGAGATTCAATTGGCTAGTAAGAATGCTTGTGCAGAAGAGTTTATTGAGAAGCTTGAAGCTCGGTATGATTATTCCTTAACACAAGAAGCTACAAATTTATCCGGTGGGCAAAAACAACGATTATCTCTTGCAAGAGCATTTGTCCGAATGCCATCTATCCTTATTTTAGACGATGCAACATCGGCAGTTGACGCTCGTTCAGAAGCAACAATTCTTGAAGCTTTAAAGTCCTCTTATTCAGAGACTACGATTCTTATGGTTGCATCAAAAATTTCTTCCATTCTTGATGCAGATAAAATTCTTGTTATGGATGAAGGGAGTTTAGCGGGAGTAGGAACACATGCTGAATTATTGGAATCATGCTCTGTTTATCAGGAAATCTATCATACTCAAACACAGAATGGAGGTGTAATGGTTGAGTAA
- a CDS encoding ABC transporter ATP-binding protein gives MQQSTGGPGPKGRIPGPVAKTKDPKGTWRRIWLYMKKQKVSLIISVILVILSSILSLLGPYFIGVIIDHYILPKDVSGTIRMVWLLVGIYFATSIITWLQSYVMVDISLKTIKVLREDLFAKLQTLSLRFFDQHKHGELMSRFTNDLEQLNQALSQSVIQFVSSLLTIIGVTIAMFSLNWVLAIVSFLIIPVMLYVTKKIVSVSRKNFSQRQKDVGELNGFVEETISGGEVISLFNKEEDTFSRFNEVNERLRSSAIKADMFSGTLGPFNNFLSNIGLAIVIAVGALMALNGHTTIGIIASFVTYSRQFTRPINQLSTLLNSIQAALAGAERVFETMDEVPDLNDKRDAVQVNSLKGEVLFKNVDFQYDENKPILKDIHFSAKPGEMIAFIGPTGSGKTTIINLLMRFYDIQSGEILLDGRNLKDYKLRDLRKRIGIVLQDPYLFSGTIMENIRYGRLDATEEEVIKAAKTASAHGFIKHLPKQYQTLITSGGQNISQGQKQLLSIARAILANPDMLILDEATSNIDTKTEIDIQRGIRNLIKGKTSFVIAHRLKTIEQADQIIVIQDGEVIESGNHNELLNQRGFYFELYSKQMTI, from the coding sequence ATGCAGCAATCAACTGGAGGACCAGGACCAAAAGGAAGGATACCGGGACCGGTTGCGAAAACAAAAGATCCTAAAGGTACATGGCGGAGAATTTGGTTGTACATGAAAAAACAAAAAGTGAGTTTGATCATTTCGGTCATTCTTGTTATTTTATCATCCATATTAAGTCTTCTTGGTCCATATTTTATTGGAGTCATTATTGACCATTACATTCTCCCGAAAGATGTATCCGGTACAATTCGAATGGTATGGTTGCTTGTCGGCATTTATTTTGCTACATCCATTATCACCTGGCTTCAAAGCTATGTAATGGTGGATATATCGTTAAAAACAATTAAAGTATTACGCGAAGATTTATTCGCAAAATTACAAACGCTCTCCTTACGTTTTTTTGATCAGCATAAACACGGTGAGTTAATGAGTCGATTTACAAACGATCTTGAGCAGTTAAATCAAGCACTTAGTCAGAGTGTGATCCAGTTTGTATCCTCATTGCTTACAATTATTGGTGTTACAATCGCTATGTTTTCCCTGAATTGGGTATTGGCCATTGTGTCATTTTTGATCATTCCAGTAATGCTCTATGTTACGAAAAAAATCGTAAGTGTTAGCCGTAAAAACTTTTCGCAAAGGCAAAAAGATGTTGGTGAATTGAATGGCTTTGTCGAAGAAACGATAAGTGGTGGAGAGGTTATCTCATTATTTAATAAAGAAGAGGATACTTTCAGCCGTTTCAATGAGGTAAATGAAAGGCTGCGTAGTTCTGCGATTAAAGCAGACATGTTTTCAGGAACACTTGGTCCATTTAATAACTTTTTAAGTAATATAGGGTTGGCTATCGTCATTGCAGTTGGAGCTTTAATGGCACTTAACGGACACACAACTATTGGGATTATTGCGTCCTTTGTTACGTATTCCAGACAGTTTACAAGACCCATTAATCAGTTATCAACTTTGCTCAACTCAATTCAAGCTGCATTAGCCGGGGCGGAGCGTGTTTTTGAAACGATGGATGAGGTCCCTGATTTAAATGACAAAAGAGATGCAGTTCAGGTTAATTCGTTAAAGGGAGAAGTACTATTTAAAAATGTTGACTTCCAATATGACGAAAACAAACCTATTTTAAAAGATATTCATTTTTCTGCAAAACCTGGAGAAATGATTGCTTTTATTGGGCCAACTGGCTCTGGTAAAACAACAATAATTAATTTGCTTATGAGGTTTTATGATATACAATCTGGTGAGATTTTGCTAGACGGTAGAAATTTAAAGGATTATAAACTTCGAGATTTACGGAAAAGAATCGGTATTGTTCTTCAAGATCCTTATTTATTTTCTGGAACGATTATGGAAAATATACGGTACGGCCGTCTTGATGCAACTGAAGAAGAAGTAATCAAAGCGGCAAAAACGGCGTCTGCACATGGATTTATTAAGCACTTGCCTAAACAGTATCAAACGTTGATAACGTCCGGTGGTCAAAATATAAGCCAAGGTCAAAAACAGCTTCTTTCCATTGCGAGAGCCATATTAGCAAATCCTGATATGTTAATTTTAGATGAGGCAACGTCAAATATAGATACAAAAACTGAAATTGATATTCAAAGAGGAATTCGAAACTTAATTAAAGGAAAAACCAGCTTTGTTATTGCTCATCGGTTAAAAACGATTGAGCAAGCTGATCAAATCATTGTTATCCAAGATGGTGAGGTCATAGAAAGCGGAAATCATAATGAATTGCTTAATCAGCGTGGTTTTTACTTTGAGTTGTATTCCAAGCAAATGACTATTTAA
- a CDS encoding antibiotic biosynthesis monooxygenase family protein — protein MFVNTATFEIEKAYEERLVKKREQDKEKLAEAKGLISFECWKRENSETIEFVYVSKWESQEDFKAWISREDHVNEHKEMNKKRRENPKQEQVKMKKTLRAYELYDSSEE, from the coding sequence ATGTTTGTAAACACAGCAACATTTGAAATCGAAAAAGCATATGAAGAAAGATTAGTAAAGAAAAGAGAACAAGACAAAGAAAAATTGGCTGAAGCGAAAGGGCTAATTTCATTTGAATGCTGGAAAAGAGAAAACTCTGAGACCATAGAATTTGTTTATGTCTCAAAATGGGAATCTCAAGAAGACTTTAAAGCATGGATTTCAAGAGAAGATCATGTAAATGAACATAAGGAAATGAATAAAAAAAGAAGAGAAAATCCTAAGCAAGAACAAGTGAAAATGAAGAAAACACTAAGAGCGTATGAACTTTATGATTCTTCAGAAGAATAA
- the sda gene encoding sporulation histidine kinase inhibitor Sda, with protein MRKSTTLKLISNLTLYKAYIDALKLNVSEDFMQILLEEMKSRSMPLPVMLQDKSV; from the coding sequence ATGCGAAAATCTACCACTCTCAAACTTATCTCAAACTTAACACTTTATAAGGCCTACATAGATGCACTTAAATTAAATGTATCAGAGGACTTTATGCAAATATTGCTGGAAGAAATGAAATCTCGCTCCATGCCCCTACCTGTTATGTTACAAGATAAATCGGTTTAG
- a CDS encoding ArsR/SmtB family transcription factor, whose translation MKIQTTEEYLSIYEALASTVRLKIIQLLSQRPMNIKELAEAAELSSAIMTMHVKKLEKAGIIRTDMVPGKAGLQKLCVLDVDQIEINFPAALSQIREFHQTDVSVGHYTDFQIEPTCGLATREKIIGEFDEPRYFLDQDRFNAKILWFGQGYIEYKIPNFLLASNRPEELEITMELSSEAPDTNNNWPSDISFYLNNVFLGIWTSPGDFGDNKGKYTPSWWPSIINQYGLLKYLRITPNGTYIDGNKISDVTIEDVGIRNKQWTFKIAVEKDAEHVGGVTLFGSGFGNYNQDIIFRLFYSKEQKV comes from the coding sequence TTGAAAATTCAAACAACAGAAGAATATTTATCTATATATGAAGCTTTAGCAAGCACGGTGCGTTTAAAAATTATCCAATTATTATCACAACGACCAATGAATATTAAAGAATTAGCGGAAGCTGCCGAATTAAGCAGTGCAATTATGACCATGCATGTTAAAAAGCTGGAAAAAGCAGGTATTATCAGAACTGATATGGTTCCAGGGAAAGCTGGATTACAAAAATTATGTGTACTTGATGTTGATCAAATCGAAATAAATTTTCCGGCAGCACTTAGTCAAATTAGAGAATTCCATCAAACAGATGTATCAGTGGGTCATTATACTGACTTTCAAATCGAACCCACTTGCGGTTTAGCAACGAGAGAAAAAATAATTGGAGAATTTGATGAGCCCCGTTATTTCCTTGATCAGGATCGTTTCAACGCGAAAATTCTCTGGTTTGGTCAGGGCTATATTGAATATAAAATCCCTAACTTTCTGTTAGCTAGCAACCGTCCAGAAGAGTTGGAAATTACAATGGAATTATCATCAGAAGCACCTGACACAAATAACAATTGGCCATCTGACATTTCATTTTACTTGAATAATGTATTTTTAGGTATCTGGACCAGTCCTGGGGACTTTGGAGATAATAAAGGAAAATATACTCCTTCCTGGTGGCCAAGTATTATTAACCAATACGGGCTATTAAAATACCTCCGTATTACTCCTAACGGAACTTATATCGATGGTAATAAAATATCAGATGTGACGATTGAGGATGTAGGAATTCGCAATAAACAATGGACATTCAAAATTGCAGTTGAAAAAGATGCAGAACATGTCGGTGGAGTTACACTTTTCGGTTCTGGTTTTGGAAACTATAACCAGGACATCATCTTCCGACTCTTTTATTCTAAAGAACAAAAGGTATAA
- a CDS encoding DUF6171 family protein, producing MIENETKRNCKGCFQVERRSKLQISKIVQEQLQLEIDLVNESLFQKRMDICLSCPSLSTETTCLHCGCYVEFRTKLSYKQCPHPNGPKW from the coding sequence ATGATAGAAAATGAAACAAAAAGAAACTGTAAAGGCTGTTTTCAAGTGGAACGAAGATCAAAATTACAAATTTCTAAGATTGTTCAAGAGCAATTACAGCTAGAAATTGATCTAGTGAATGAATCGCTTTTTCAAAAGAGAATGGACATCTGCTTAAGTTGTCCTTCTCTCTCAACTGAAACAACATGCTTACATTGTGGGTGCTATGTAGAGTTTCGTACAAAACTATCATACAAACAATGTCCACATCCAAATGGGCCAAAATGGTAA
- a CDS encoding LamG-like jellyroll fold domain-containing protein produces the protein MELKANNFFCIQIFLFVLGKKVTIYVNGKETFKGTYFPNVFTTANGTFSLGVNWWDKPYKGPIDELRIYRGSIAAEDIFELAQTK, from the coding sequence TTGGAATTGAAGGCAAACAACTTTTTCTGTATCCAAATCTTCTTATTTGTCCTGGGTAAAAAGGTCACGATTTATGTAAACGGGAAAGAAACTTTTAAAGGAACATATTTCCCGAATGTTTTTACAACAGCAAATGGAACATTTAGTTTAGGTGTCAATTGGTGGGATAAGCCATACAAAGGCCCTATAGATGAACTACGAATATATCGAGGCTCAATAGCTGCAGAAGACATATTTGAACTAGCGCAAACAAAATAG
- a CDS encoding carbon-nitrogen hydrolase family protein, which translates to MNLRVSAVQYHLHTIKSFDEFASQVEHYIKTAEEFGSDFIVFPEFFTTQLLSIGDENGKALPIHRLPDFTDQYRDLFVEHAMRTGMHIIAGTHVIEKEGKLYNVAHMFYPDGRIAEQAKLHITPTEVDEWNMSAGDSLQVFVTDKGTVAMLTCYDIEFPEIVRMAKAKGADVIFCPSCTDDRHGFHRVRYTSHARAIENQVYVVTTGTVGSLQTVDFMRGNFGQAAVITPNDVPFPPKGIMVQGEINQDMIVTADLNLELLYKVRLNGSVTTWRDRRTDLYPDWEPEKQTY; encoded by the coding sequence ATGAATCTTAGAGTTTCCGCCGTCCAGTATCATCTTCATACAATTAAATCCTTTGATGAGTTTGCTAGTCAAGTTGAGCACTATATAAAAACAGCCGAAGAGTTCGGATCAGATTTTATTGTGTTTCCGGAATTTTTTACAACCCAGTTGTTATCAATCGGAGACGAAAATGGGAAAGCATTGCCGATACATCGCCTTCCTGATTTTACAGATCAATATCGTGATCTATTTGTTGAACATGCAATGAGAACAGGGATGCATATTATTGCAGGAACACATGTAATAGAAAAAGAAGGTAAGTTATATAATGTAGCTCATATGTTTTATCCTGATGGCAGAATTGCAGAGCAAGCAAAACTTCATATTACACCAACAGAGGTAGACGAGTGGAATATGAGTGCTGGTGACAGCCTGCAGGTTTTTGTAACAGATAAGGGAACAGTTGCGATGCTAACTTGCTATGATATTGAATTTCCTGAGATAGTGAGAATGGCTAAGGCAAAAGGTGCTGATGTAATCTTTTGTCCATCATGTACAGATGATCGCCATGGTTTTCACAGAGTCCGTTATACAAGTCATGCTAGAGCAATCGAAAATCAGGTGTATGTTGTCACAACGGGAACAGTTGGTTCACTTCAAACAGTTGATTTTATGAGAGGAAACTTTGGGCAAGCAGCGGTTATTACACCAAATGATGTACCATTCCCGCCGAAGGGAATTATGGTACAAGGGGAAATTAATCAAGACATGATCGTAACTGCTGACTTAAATTTGGAGCTTTTATATAAAGTGCGTCTTAATGGTTCAGTGACAACATGGAGAGACAGAAGAACAGATCTTTATCCAGATTGGGAGCCTGAAAAACAAACGTATTAA
- a CDS encoding GNAT family N-acetyltransferase, whose translation MYRKEFYVFDQDKPVKAVIRNYKKEDFNKLIQIQSESFPPPFPAELWWNEKQLENHVTLFPEGALCIEINGEMAGSMTGLIVDFNPEHPNHTWEEITDGGYIRHHDPNGNTLYVVDICVRPSFRKFGLGKWLMLSMYDVVIHLNIDRLLGGGRMPGYHKKADNMTAEQYVEAVVNGTVKDPVLTFLLRCSRTPIGIIPNYLEDEESCHFAALMEWKNPFRNEK comes from the coding sequence ATGTATCGAAAAGAATTTTATGTATTCGATCAAGACAAACCAGTAAAAGCCGTTATTCGTAATTATAAAAAAGAAGATTTTAATAAGTTAATTCAAATTCAAAGTGAAAGCTTCCCACCTCCTTTCCCGGCTGAATTATGGTGGAATGAAAAGCAACTCGAAAATCATGTTACACTCTTTCCGGAAGGTGCGTTATGTATTGAAATCAATGGGGAGATGGCAGGCTCAATGACTGGATTAATTGTAGACTTTAATCCTGAGCATCCGAATCATACGTGGGAAGAGATAACAGATGGCGGGTATATTCGTCATCATGACCCGAATGGAAATACCCTTTATGTTGTTGATATTTGTGTAAGACCTTCATTTCGAAAATTTGGTCTTGGAAAATGGTTAATGCTTTCAATGTATGATGTTGTTATCCACTTAAATATAGACCGACTTTTAGGAGGAGGTCGTATGCCGGGATATCATAAAAAAGCAGATAATATGACAGCAGAGCAATATGTAGAAGCAGTTGTAAATGGGACTGTCAAAGACCCTGTTCTTACGTTTCTGCTTCGCTGCAGCCGAACACCAATTGGGATTATTCCTAATTACTTGGAAGATGAAGAATCGTGCCATTTTGCAGCATTAATGGAATGGAAAAATCCGTTTCGAAATGAAAAATAA
- a CDS encoding GNAT family acetyltransferase produces the protein MDYHRITNIADPLFTQMHQLMQEIFPPEEVLEFNLWKEPLEDPGIRVFVAVHEGKVVGATEYRYYEDFNVAMTDFTIIGKPGLGIGPFLANNRAQDLQELAAANGKDLSGMFAEIYDPYRVEHHEFGGVKPMDPYVRREVLAHLGYKKINFDYVHPSWNNDGEAVTGLDLCFLPMSENKSTILAELVVQFLKRYYSVLPNKPKMWLEMIAEIEGKDQLSLLNI, from the coding sequence ATGGATTATCATCGTATTACGAATATTGCAGATCCCCTATTTACACAAATGCATCAGCTTATGCAAGAGATTTTTCCTCCTGAGGAAGTGTTGGAATTTAATCTTTGGAAAGAGCCTCTAGAAGATCCGGGAATCCGTGTTTTTGTTGCTGTGCATGAAGGGAAAGTTGTAGGTGCAACAGAATATCGTTATTACGAAGATTTCAATGTGGCAATGACCGATTTTACGATCATTGGTAAGCCTGGTTTAGGAATCGGACCATTTCTTGCAAATAATAGGGCACAAGATTTACAAGAGTTGGCTGCTGCAAATGGCAAAGATCTATCAGGAATGTTTGCTGAAATTTATGACCCTTACCGTGTTGAACATCATGAATTCGGTGGTGTAAAACCAATGGATCCATATGTTCGTCGTGAAGTTTTGGCACATCTGGGTTACAAAAAAATTAACTTCGACTATGTTCACCCTTCATGGAATAATGATGGTGAGGCAGTGACAGGCCTAGATTTATGCTTCCTGCCTATGAGCGAAAATAAATCAACAATATTGGCAGAATTAGTGGTCCAATTTTTAAAACGCTATTATTCAGTTTTACCTAACAAACCTAAAATGTGGTTAGAAATGATTGCTGAAATTGAAGGGAAAGATCAACTATCACTTTTAAACATTTAA